In the Rhinatrema bivittatum chromosome 6, aRhiBiv1.1, whole genome shotgun sequence genome, one interval contains:
- the LOC115093357 gene encoding tubulin alpha-1A chain-like — translation MRECISVHVGQAGVQIGNACWELYCLEHGIQPDGQMPSDKTIGGGDDSFNTFFSETGAGKHVPRAVFVDLEPTVIDEVRTGTYRQLFHPEQLITGKEDAANNYARGHYTIGKEIIDLVLDRIRKLADQCTGLQGFLIFHSFGGGTGSGFTSLLMERLSVDYGKKSKLEFSIYPAPQISTAVVEPYNSILTTHTTLEHSDCAFMVDNEAIYDICRRNLDIERPTYTNLNRLIGQIVSSITASLRFDGALNVDLTEFQTNLVPYPRIHFPLATYAPVISAEKAYHEQLSVAEITNACFEPANQMVKCDPRHGKYMACCLLYRGDVVPKDVNAAIATIKTKRTIQFVDWCPTGFKVGINYQPPTVVPGGDLAKVQRAVCMLSNTTAIAEAWARLDHKFDLMYAKRAFVHWYVGEGMEEGEFSEAREDMAALEKDYEEVGTDSVEGEGEGEEGEEY, via the exons CGTGAGTGCATTTCTGTCCACGTGGGCCAGGCTGGGGTCCAGATTGGCAATGCATGCTGGGAGCTGTACTGCCTGGAGCATGGCATCCAGCCCGATGGACAGATGCCCAGTGACAAGACCATCGGGGGAGGGGATGACTCGTTCAATACCTTCTTCAGTGAGACCGGCGCTGGCAAACACGTCCCCAGAGCTGTCTTTGTAGACCTGGAGCCCACAGTCATAG ATGAGGTTCGTACAGGAACTTACCGCCAACTGTTCCACCCAGAGCAACTCATCACAGGCAAAGAAGATGCTGCCAATAATTACGCCCGTGGGCACTATACTATCGGGAAGGAAATCATTGACCTGGTGCTGGACAGGATCCGGAAGCTA GCTGACCAGTGCACAGGTCTTCAAGGCTTTCTCATCTTCCATAGCTTTGGTGGTGGCACTGGATCTGGTTTCACCTCCTTGCTGATGGAGCGACTATCTGTTGACTACGGCAAGAAGTCCAAACTGGAGTTCTCAATCTACCCAGCTCCTCAGATTTCCACAGCTGTAGTTGAGCCCTACAACTCCATCCTGACCACTCACACCACCCTGGAGCATTCCGACTGCGCCTTCATGGTGGACAATGAGGCCATTTATGACATCTGCCGCAGAAACCTGGACATTGAACGCCCAACTTACACTAACCTGAACAGGCTAATAGGTCAGATTGTATCCTCAATCACAGCCTCCCTCCGATTCGACGGTGCCCTGAATGTGGATCTCACAGAGTTCCAGACCAACTTGGTGCCTTATCCTCGTATCCATTTTCCTCTAGCCACTTATGCCCCAGTGATCTCTGCAGAGAAAGCTTATCATGAGCAGCTTTCTGTAGCTGAGATCACCAATGCTTGCTTTGAACCGGCTAACCAGATGGTGAAATGTGACCCACGCCATGGTAAATACATGGCTTGCTGCCTGCTATACCGTGGAGATGTGGTGCCCAAAGATGTCAATGCAGCCATAGCTACCATCAAGACCAAGCGTACCATACAGTTTGTAGACTGGTGCCCAACTGGTTTTAAGGTTGGTATCAACTACCAACCACCCACTGTGGTACCAGGAGGTGACCTGGCCAAAGTGCAGCGTGCTGTGTGTATGCTGAGCAATACCACAGCCATTGCTGAAGCTTGGGCTCGCTTGGACCACAAGTTTGATCTGATGTATGCCAAGCGAGCCTTTGTGCACTGGTATGTGGGAGAGGGGATGGAGGAAGGAGAGTTCTCTGAGGCCCGGGAGGACATGGCTGCCCTGGAGAAGGATTACGAAGAGGTGGGAACAGACAGTGTGGAAGGAGAGggtgaaggagaggaaggagaggagtaTTAA